One window of the Misgurnus anguillicaudatus chromosome 8, ASM2758022v2, whole genome shotgun sequence genome contains the following:
- the fzd7b gene encoding frizzled-7b, with protein sequence MMAVRGVAPCVREARCAFTTILLLVLCSAQYHGEKGISVPEHGFCQPISIPLCTDIQYNQTIMPNLLGHTNQEDAGLEVHQFYPLVKVQCSQDLKFFLCSMYAPVCTVLEQAIPPCRSLCERARQGCEALMNKFGFQWPERLHCENFPVHGGGEICVGQNKSDPDVPTTDPTPYIPQPFTPRMNPERPSQAFACPLQLTVPSYLNYQFLGAKNCGAPCEHKQPHGLMFFKEEEVRFGRLWVGIWAILCCVSTLFTVLTYLVDMRRFSYPERPIIFLSGCYFMVALAYATGFLLEDKVVCIDKFRDDAYKTVAQGTKKEGCTILFMILYFFGMASSIWWVILSLTWFLSAGMKWGHEAIEANSQYFHLAAWAVPAIKTITILALGQVDGDLLTGVCYVGIYNVDALRGFVLAPLFVYLFIGTSFLLAGFVSLFRIRTIMKHDGTKTEKLEKLMVRIGVFSVLYTVPATIVIACYFYEQAFREQWEKTWHMQTCKRFAVPCPPNNFAPMTPDFTVFMIKYLMTMIVGITSGFWIWSGKTLQSWRRFYKRLGNNQGETTV encoded by the coding sequence ATGATGGCGGTGCGGGGAGTCGCTCCGTGCGTTCGGGAGGCGCGCTGCGCGTTCACCACGATTTTGTTGCTCGTGCTGTGTTCCGCCCAGTATCACGGAGAGAAGGGCATCTCCGTACCCGAACACGGCTTTTGCCAACCCATATCTATTCCACTGTGCACGGACATTCAGTACAACCAAACCATCATGCCAAATCTCCTGGGACACACCAACCAGGAGGACGCCGGACTTGAGGTGCACCAGTTTTACCCGTTGGTAAAAGTCCAGTGTTCTCAAGATTTGAAGTTCTTCCTCTGTTCGATGTACGCACCAGTGTGTACGGTTCTGGAACAGGCCATACCACCCTGTCGGTCGCTGTGTGAGCGTGCGAGGCAAGGGTGTGAGGCTCTCATGAACAAATTCGGCTTCCAGTGGCCGGAGCGCCTTCACTGTGAGAACTTTCCAGTGCACGGTGGTGGAGAGATCTGCGTGGGACAGAACAAATCGGACCCCGACGTCCCAACCACAGACCCCACTCCATATATACCGCAACCGTTTACGCCGCGCATGAATCCGGAACGCCCGAGTCAGGCGTTCGCCTGTCCTCTTCAACTCACGGTTCCTTCCTACCTCAATTATCAGTTTTTGGGTGCAAAAAACTGCGGCGCCCCCTGCGAGCACAAGCAGCCGCATGGGCTTATGTTCTTTAAGGAGGAAGAGGTCCGATTCGGTCGGCTCTGGGTAGGAATCTGGGCCATCCTGTGCTGTGTGAGTACCCTGTTCACGGTTCTCACGTACCTTGTCGATATGCGCCGGTTCAGTTACCCGGAACGCCCAATCATCTTTCTCTCCGGGTGTTATTTCATGGTGGCGCTGGCTTACGCGACAGGCTTTCTCCTGGAGGATAAGGTGGTCTGTATTGATAAGTTCAGGGATGATGCGTACAAGACTGTGGCCCAGGGGACGAAAAAAGAAGGCTGCACCATTCTCTTCatgattttgtatttttttggcATGGCCAGTTCAATTTGGTGGGTCATCCTGTCTCTCACCTGGTTCCTCTCTGCTGGAATGAAATGGGGGCATGAGGCTATCGAAGCCAATTCCCAATATTTCCACCTGGCTGCCTGGGCCGTCCCCGCCATTAAAACCATCACCATCCTCGCTTTGGGACAGGTGGACGGGGACCTCCTGACCGGCGTGTGCTACGTTGGCATCTACAACGTCGACGCGCTGCGTGGATTTGTTCTCGCCCCCCTTTTTGTTTACCTCTTCATCGGAACGTCTTTCCTCCTGGCTGGATTTGTCTCTCTGTTCCGAATCCGTACCATCATGAAGCACGACGGCACCAAGACGGAAAAACTGGAGAAGCTCATGGTGCGCATCGGGGTTTTCAGCGTCCTCTACACCGTTCCGGCCACTATCGTCATCGCTTGTTACTTCTACGAGCAGGCGTTTCGTGAGCAGTGGGAAAAAACCTGGCACATGCAGACCTGCAAGCGCTTCGCGGTTCCGTGCCCGCCCaacaattttgcgcccatgacGCCTGATTTCACTGTGTTTATGATCAAGTACCTCATGACAATGATCGTAGGAATCACATCGGGATTCTGGATCTGGTCTGGAAAAACGCTACAGTCCTGGCGCAGGTTTTACAAGCGTCTGGGTAACAATCAAGGGGAGACAACGGTGTAA